One segment of Hippopotamus amphibius kiboko isolate mHipAmp2 chromosome 2, mHipAmp2.hap2, whole genome shotgun sequence DNA contains the following:
- the LOC130843915 gene encoding protein Abitram, producing MATEPETPVAALAAKPAVPSLVDRYFTRWYKADVKGKPCEDHCILQHSNRICVITLAGSHPVLQSGKTIKSISYQISTNCSRLQNKVSGKFKRGAQFLTELAPLCKIYCSDGEEYTISSCVRGRLMEVNENILHKPSLLQEKPSTEGYIAVVLPKFEESKSITEGLLTQKQYEEVVLKRISATTATS from the exons ATGGCTACCGAGCCCGAGACCCCTGTGGCAGCCTTGGCTGCGAAGCCCGCGGTGCCATCGCTTGTGGATCGTTACTTCACTCGCTGGTACAAAGCGG atGTCAAAGGAAAACCCTGTGAGGACCACTGTATACTACAGCATTCTAACCG AATATGTGTCATCACACTGGCAGGATCTCATCCAGTTCTTCAAAGtggaaaaacaattaaaagcaTTTCTTATCAAATCAGTACCAACTGTAGCAGACTTCAGAACAAAGTCTCTGGGAAATTTAAGCGG GGGGCACAGTTTCTAACAGAACTTGCACCTCTGTGTAAGATTTACTGCTCAGATGGAGAAGAATACACCATATCTAG ctgTGTTAGAGGACGGTTGATGGAAGTGAATGAAAACATTCTCCATAAGCCATCTCTTCTTCAAGAGAAG CCATCCACTGAAGGCTACATTGCAGTTGTGCTGCCCAAATTTGAAGAAAGTAAAAGCATAACAGAAGGgttactgacacaaaaacagtaTGAAGAAGTCGTGTTGAAACGCATCAGTGCCACAACAGCTACCTCTTGA